gaaggacaaatttcgattgcggtgaaaaatcacaattgatgTGTGCATCTCAACAAGAAACActtgtttttacattttcttgatAGATAAAATAGATAAAGCACATTATACAAAATGTATTTACTGGGAATTGTGTAATGTTTGTGTAATGTCACGTTACCAGCAATTAACATTTTATAGTTTACTCAAAATTTTCACAAGTTATGTAGGTTCAGTAGGAAAATATTTAGTGTCTTTGGACTGTAATTAAACAGCAATACTTTGGATCTGTCTACTCTACTTACTCGGTCAAAATGTTCAAATCTATACATTATcattattacattttaaattgcTACCCAGGTaagtttattttcctttttccaTTTAATTAAGAAAGCTCACATTAATTGAATGCAGTTAACTGTGGTAGTGGGTGGATATACACAGAGCTGGATAGACACATTTACAAGACTGTGGCTCAGATAAATTGAAGGGGCAAGACTTCTGTTCTTTCCATTGCCAGCACATTCACAGCACGATTGTGACCCCTTTCAAAACCCAGACATCAGTTGCTCACGGTTACTGGACAAGCTAAAGGTTAAATGTACCACACACTCATTGTCAGCATGAACTAGTAATAAGGTTAGTGTTTATGAAGCCAGAAGCATAGGTAAAAATCTGTAAACAATAAACTAACTTGTGATCCattctttattttaaaaaatcttgCTTACAAAAGTCAAATATGAAatgtgatttcagttttcaaATATTAATATGCAAAAGTGTTCCATAGCATATTATATGTGTAGTTCCTACTTTACCCAGAGGTTTAAGTGTTTCTGTCTTAATTGCCATTGTAATACAGTGTTAACACAAATATTTTGGCATTGCAGCCAAGTTTGGTTGAAGTCTGTAGACTGTGAGTGGTACAAAATCATGccatatgactgatatgacagTCTTCTGAGATTATACTTTCATATAGTACATTGTAAAGATGTGTAAACATATTTTTACAAAGGtaaacaaaatgtgtgtgtattctatAATAAGATCATAATATAAAGAATGAGTACATCATTCCCAAAAGGTACCGTAGGACACATTCAGCTGGTGGAAGTATGAAAGCTCTCAGTCCTCTTTGTGCCTCTCCAAGCAGCCCAGTAAGAACAAAGGAACAATGAAGAAGGCAGAACTGACAACAAAACAGGTCTCAGCCCCAGACAGCCAGTACACTACAAGGGAAATGATACAATAGGTGCGTTTGTTAGTGCCCAGCTACGAACACTCAAGCATGCTTCATTTTAAATGATCTCAACCAGGAAGAATTTGTCTCAAAAAGGTGAAATATTAGCCATGCCTTCAGTAAAAAGAGTATATTACTTCCTGAAGTGTTAACGGTAAAGCATAGATGACTGTGATACGAGACATTTCCTGCTTCTTGTGAACAACCAGACCGACGGTAAGGGGCTAGTTACCTGAGGAGGCCACAACAGGACCCAGTGCTCGGGCCAGCGCCCCCAGGCTGCGGAGGATACCCATCACCGTCCCCTTCTGCCTGACGGTACCTAGCGGAGCGAGCACAAGACCGTGGTCACGTGGGAGGAGTGTAGGCCATAAGTATCACAAGCTTAAGTATTCTTGAAATCCCACTGACTTCACAGGAAGAAAAACTTAACAATGGAGTGTGGGGGGATAAATCGAAGAGGACAGCCTCACCGTGCCCAGACACCTGCGCTGAAAGACACGGCACAACAACAGCAGCCGCTGTAGACAACGAGAAAGAACACAACAGGTGAAGGAAGGACACTCTTCTCTTAGCCAAATACTAATTTTAGCTATTTTACAATGGCTGCTctcaatacaatacaatatgcCCATCCATAAGATGCCTGTGCTTACCAAAGGAGTAGAGAAACAGGCCAACATAGAGCAATACCAAGTTCCACGCTACAGCAATAATCAGGAAGGCTGGTATAATTGCTAATATCGCctgacaaaataaaagtcacatAGTAAACATTTACATCAATTACACATAATTTCTTGTACTTTAATAACAGCAATACCATAGCGAGGTCATTCTGGTGTGTTAGATGCTGGAGCAAATTTGTTATTTCTTTAAATCATGTTATATTATTTGTCTTTGAATATTCTTCTCCTGCCGCTGGGAACGAGGGATTTACCATGCGGACTGTCTGTATCTGGCGACTTGGTTGGATCCTACGGGCATATCCACCTTGAAACGCAGCCATGGTGATGCCAATGAAGAAGTACATCTTCCCCTGTTCCATACTGGGAGGAAAATATTACCTTAGTATCACCTTACCATCTCCACAAAGGTCAATTCAATCAGTTTACCACTGGCACAATGTTATCGAACTTTAAAATAATACAGTCTTGAGATCACTGATGAGGGAAAAGTGTACAGATTGGTCCAATGCTACGACCAACGTGACTGGGAGCCGTTCCCTGGAACCTTTAATTAAATAAGTACTGTACATCACTATACACTTGTTGAATGTTTTGTGACTCGACTGCCATTAGAAGGCATACACCATGTACCATTTTGACCTTCACAGTTTCACCACAATGTGGAGTACGTCCAATGCATGTTAGACGTGCTATGGTGAAGCTTACCTGGAGAACTGGAAGCGTTGGTGTGTCAAAAAGCTCAGAGTGAACTCCAGCCCAGAGAAAAAGAACAGGTACGCAAAGTAGACCAAGCCCAGCACTTTAAGATTGCGCATTTCTAACGTACCAACATCAAAACAACAATGCAGGAAACGTCTTAGGACAGAATTAGAGTTAAACAATGCAGGGAATAAACCAGTGCAAGAAAATACACAATGGGGTTTTATTTTACGCCATTATTTCTATATGCTCACGGAAATGCGTCATGTGTCATGAAACGTACTTTACAGCAGTCACATTCTCAGATAGAAAGTGTGTGATCAATGAACTACAGATCAATGTTTCTTTGAACCTACGTTGTTTTGATGGTGGCTCCTTGGTTCTTGTGACGGCAGAGAAGTTGAAAAGGGCCACAGGGTTGAGGAGATCCCCAACCTCCTGAACGCCTGAAGCATCTGAGGAGTCCTTTGTTAAAGGAAATCGTCTATCAAACATAGTAAAGCACATAGTATACCAAGCTAATATATATTGTGTTATCCTGCCTTGCCATCCTGGTGCAAAGTCTCTGGCAGCATTAGAAGGATGAAGAGAATGTCTGAGATGGAGAAGAAGACAGCTAGCAGAGCCGGTCCTTGGTAGAACAACTCGGCATCCACAGATCTCAACGCGAAGTAAGCCCCCATTATCGGGCCCAGGGTGAAGCCCAAGGAGAAGGAAACACCAATCATCGCCTGGTGGGAGAGCAATGCGACAAGAACAAAATGGCCACCACTGCAACCAAGCACACACTGATGAGATACGACCGCTTCTGAGGTCCCTGGGAAAACCAGATGGGATCGGACTGACGGCTCACCATTCCTTTGCTTCTGGCTTTGGGGCAGGGCAGGTCGGCCACGATGGCGGTGCAGAGGCTGACGCTGCCCTTGCACACCCCCCCGACAACACGAGACAGGAGGAAGACGCCAAAGCTGCTGGAAACAGCCCACAAGACGTAGGAGGTTGTGACCCCCACCTAGAAGCACAGAAACACTGGTTTGAAATGGTACTGTGAACACTGTAGCATCCTAATTTATGCAAATCTTTCCAGATATATTAACAAGCACCTCTGAGGTTTTGTTTGTACACAAAAGCCATGGATTACGGTTTCAGGTCAAACGGATTCGGATTTAAGTCTCCCATACTCACAGTAGTTAGAAGCAACAGTGGTTTTCTTCCATGCTTATCTGATGCAGCCCCAATCACAGGAGAGGAGATAAACTGCAGCAGAGAGTAGAGTGAGCCGATCAGACCTAAGGAGTAGAATACAGAGAAAAAGATCACTCCTGGTCTGACAAGTTGCTCAGACGATAAAAGTCCAAAGCTTAGAAAAATCATTACCTCCAAAAAGTAcattgttgtattttgtttccaTAGGAACTCCTACAGCCCCACGGAACCAGTCAACAATGTTTTGCAGTGACTGGTATGCATCATCCTGTTTCAATAGAGGAGAAACCAAAAAACCCCAacccaaaacaaacagaaaagtaAACACAATCTGATCTCAAAATATCTGATACAGATTTTCTATTCTTaaatcacatacactcactagaACCACCTAGTAACCTTGCAGGTGAATCTTGTAGGCGTAGATTTTGAGTCTACATCTGTTGCCATGAGCAAATTAGTGCTAGTTGTTCTCAAGGGTTTCATCACTGGTTTATGATTATTGGGCTGTTGTTGTCTGGGTCATTGGTAGACCACTACAGTCATGACTGCACAATGCCCCACAATCACTCGCCTCATGTTCAGAAAGTGTCCATTGATAAAGCGTAGCTGGCAAATTCTTCAGTGTGACAGGCTACAGTGTGTAATTATACACTTCTAAAATACAGTGTTCAGCAGGTGGGTGTTTCTACAACGGTGCCCTGTGAGCGCATGCTGTCCAGAAATTCAAACAAACGGCATATCAATGAGAACAAAGCAACACAAGTCCTCTGAAGTGAAAAACAAAGTAACACAATGATCGCTGTCTTTTAAGGAAGAACACTGCCTCTCTGACCAAACATGTTCCTCTTTCCTCAATACTTGGGGGGAATGCAGTTCTGGGCAATCTGTTGCGCAATAATGTGGTGTGCCAGGATAGGTATCACGGTAGTCTTTCCACACATCTGCTAATGAGGGGGAGAGGCTCTTCTACGTGGTTCACACAAACATTGTGATTCAGTGAACATGGTGATGCAGATACAACCTAAATGATACTGCCTGACACATTACATTAGTGAATGAACATTCCTAGCAAGATACTGTAACTCCTTAAGAGCGCCAGTCAGCTAAACGGACCAAGAGAATAGAGTCTCACCCCTTTTTGACTGTAGTGGTCCAAGATGGAGGGGAGTAGGGGAAGTATTAACGTGAACCCCAGCAGATCCAACAGAAGGGCGAGGAACACCACCCTGATGACTCTGGTGGAGTGGCTGTCCTCCTGAGAACGCTTCTCCCCAGCCATGACTCCACGCTTCACGGGCTCTTCTTCAAACGTGTAGGACCCTCAGAGCATCTCCTGTGGTCATCGAGACAAACCGAGCTCCATCACATGTGGTACAGTGTAAGCTGTTGTTCCAGCTGAGTATGATGAAAGACCCAACAACCTGAAAACTTTGTTACTCTTCCCTCTTTCCCCCGTTTTTGTTTGGtggtagtatatatatatatggtatatatatggtggtatatatatgtatatattaatatttatttcagattatatatatatatatataatctgaaATAAATATTcgtatatatatttgataagcTACTTTAAGGACGTTAGTCCGTAATGCAAACAATGTCCGCACGCCCTCTTAAAGAATCAAGATAAGATACTATAAAATTACTATAaactattttaaaatgtacacgAAGTAAAAAAGGAGAAGCAAAACCTTCTCATATGAGCTTTTTGGAGTAATTATACTAATCCGCAACTGACCTACATTCTACTATTTTGAATTATAATATTTCGTAGCCTAGAGTACTTTTCAAAACTTGTTCACTTCTGCGTACGACCTCCAATTATCCCACTACCGTTCTCAGTATAATGCATTATTTGAGAAACGTCACAAAAATATCTAAACGAGCTGTAATTCAACTAATCGTTAATGAAAATCTTCGCAGATAAACTAAGCCTATGCTACTGACATTATTCCAAACAGTTACATTTCATTCAAAACTGATATGTTAGACACGAGCATTTTAAGCCGGCAATTATTATTAACCACAGTAAAATTGAGAGCCCAGAGAAACAAGACATTGCGTGCATATTTAAATACCAGACGGCTTCGTGAATGAAAGGTTACCTTCTGCCGTTCTTAAATCTGTGCTCATCTGAGAGGATGCGTTTCTCACCCAAACCGACACAATTCTTCTTTTCTACCAGGAAGCGGCGTCAAGTTTCAATAAGGTGTGACAAAAGTGTGACGCAAAAAGGAGGAAGGCTTAAAATAAGCCTGCAATaccgacaacaacaacaacaacaacaacaacaacagtaataatactaatcataataaaaacaacatcaacaacacaACAATAATAATCATGTACTACCAGGTGTTGGTGATTATTATTGTTGGCGCATGCGATTCTAAATAATGGCCACCAGAGGTCCCCCTTCCCTTAGTTATAGATCACATGCGCCGTATCACTTACTGTACAAACATTGTATCAGCTATCAGTTACAAGATGGAAATTTGTTAGCTGTTTTTGTTTATACTGTAATTCATAAATTGCTCAGTTTGTCTTTAGGTAGGTTTTACACTAATTAGACGTGTGGAGGTTGTTATGTTAGCTAACTGACAGAGAGTAAACTACCTAGATTTTCTAGCGTTATATATAAGATTTCTTTCTCTATATATTTTTAATCTAACATTAAAAAAACGATTAGACAGCTATCCTTATGTCTCTCACATCATTTTCGCCTTCTGCTTCTTGGTAAATTTTAGACTTTATCTTAAGTGGCCATCTATGCAGTAACCAGTGTTTTAGACAAAAGAGGAAATGGGTCATTAAACCCGTAACACAGAATAAAGTTTAATGTGTTCCCCAATGACCCAAAGCCACATGCATTTATTAAcagtgattattattatattattaacaGTTCTTACAGTTCTTACTGTTTATCAAAACTTCAGAGCGTTGTTTGCATTAAGTTGTTTGACTCTGGTTGGTCACAGTCATTTTCCCTTATGCCTCAGTTACAAACCAATGCTTGCatttcatttctgtattttGGATTCTGACCTACACCTGTTTTATGAATTTGCTGTTTCTGCATTGTCTTTTAGGCTCCATTGTAATAAATCTCTATGTGGATCCTAAGCAATGTTTGGACTTAGCCTCCAGTGTACAATATAACTCATATAGCCATCTATCTGTGGATAACTACAAAATGTCTGCTGCATATGTTTTACTGACATAGGAAATCACTAATCATAATGTTGTCAatatacaccactacaccactacaccactataccaccactGTTACAATGCGATGATACAATTGATTAGTATATTGATTAGTAACAGTATTTAACAATGAATTGTTGATCTGGACTTATATTACAAACTGCACAGACGTGTACACAATATACGTATATCCTATGAATAGTTACACATTGTTACATAATATATTAGTTACAGTGTAACAGTTGTTACCAAAGCAGTTGTTATACTGTACCAGTGTCGTTAcagtaaaatgttttttaacATAGTCGTAGGAGCATcacaacaaacaaatcacatgaCAGCGTCAGTAAAAATACAGGTGTGGCAGGTGTGGCAGTGTTTTGTGTTACACCCATGGGATTAGGCAGAGAGGAAAGCAAGTAAACCAGATTGGGCATCAGTGCAGTGAACTGGGAGAGGTAGACACAGACTTTTTATATAAGTACTCTAATCACAGCTGAtgtatgcttacttcatcgcaaCCCACTTTTAAATCTATTTTAGAATCCTTTAAGACTCAAATCATAGGACTCAATGTGGCAAACCATTTACTATAGTATTGCAAGTGATCTGCTGAAGGTTGAGCTGTTCAGGACTATAACTTAAAACATTATTCTTAGAAACAACAAGGATATAGATTTAATTTTAGTTTATATAACACACGCATAAATCCGCTTTCTGAAGATAAACGTAAGGAAATATTTTCTATCTGCACAAAGTGATCCGAGCCACGGTTGTGACAAGCGGAATCCAAAACCAGTTCGATGTTTCTGGGGGGACATTAGATCTAGAGCACAGACAGACCAACCATCCGTACTTGACTATGGGATGTATAAGATAGTTAGCATCATAACGTTAActaataaatgaatgaaatgaatgaatgaatgaataatgcTGAATATCCCATTGTAATGGACAGTTTTTGAAGTACCCCATCAACCATCTGGTTGTTCGAGATTGTAAGTTCCTTTAATTCTCCAAAATAGCAAACACTGAGCTAAAAATAGATTGTAGCTAGCTGCTTTGGCTAGCCATTGAACCAACCTAGCTAGCTAATCCTTCTCCTTTAGTTAGGTTAGTGAACTACTGAAGCCTAGGTATGTTTTTAATAGGTACATTTTACTGCATTTGACTATATAAAGGCATGACGTGTTTTAACTTCTGACAAAATAAACACAGATACACCTGATTGCCTAAGATAGCTTACTAAACGTTTTAGCAAACATGTTACCTACATGACTGGAGACACCTACCACACGGGATGTCATCGGTGTGTGAGAGCACTCGCTGAAGTCTGTTGTTAGGTAGGTTATTTGAGAGTGTGAACTGGGGTAACCGTTAGCATGTGAATCAAAAAGTcattaatgttgcatttatGCATTTGTTTCTTGTTTGAACGTCCGTAACAGGGAGGCTGCAACCGCTGCTACAGCAGACAAGAAGATGATGCCTACTAAACTATTAACACTCCTCGCCTCACATCCAATAAGGAAAATTCCACCACAGACTTGTTACTCCTATCTCTCAAGCATCCAGAGGAACAGGAAAGATAAGAGTGTTGTGATTGTTCCACCAGGCTTCTGTACTATTAAAAGGGACTTTCAGAAACAAAGAGTACGGTCACTGGCTGGCTCCGGCTATGGATTGTCAAACAAGAGGTCATTCAGTCTCACACCCGCGGGTATAGTTAACGCAGCCCCTGCGTCTGTGCAACCATACCTCCGACTAATGAGGTTGGACAAACCTATCGGTGAGTTCatgtaaacaacaaaaaaataaaaacaaccacCTGTCATGTGCATGTCTTACAAACTCAGAAACATGGCTTTCGTAATTACATAAGAGTCTTAATTCAACGTGTCTGCTTCACAATCTAAGTAAGACTGTGCCTGAAATGAGCTCAAGCTCCCTCACCATCAGCTGTTCGTGCCGGCAGGGACATGGTTGCTCTACCTGCCCTGCACCTGGAGCATCGGCCTGGCCGCAGACCCCAGCTGCATCCCTGACCTGCGCATGCTTGCCCTGTTTGGCACGGGGGCCCTGCTGATGAGAGGGGCTGGCTGCACCATCAACGACATGTGGGACAAAGACTTCGACAAGAAGGTAGCCGCCACGTCCAAGCCGGGCTTCCTGGGTCCAACATCGCAACCCGTGAGGAGGAATGCAGCTGCAAGGTTACGGATTAGAAGAGCTTCATGTTCAAATGTAGCTATATTGTGACCTTGTAGTCTTGTATTTTGAGTTACATAGTGAGAGTACATAGTGAACATTCTTGAAATGTACTCCAGATTGACCTGCAGTTAGATTTTGGGTGAAGGTATTTCCCCAAACAACGTAATCTACTGTTGTAGTCAAATTCTATTATTTGACCTTGGTCCTAGCAACACGTTCACATAAAAGCATCCAACTTGAATTTAAAACAGCATTATTATGGGCTGCAGTGACTCTACTAACTCCAAAACTCCTTCAGTGTACTCAGAAAACCAATTTGTGTTGCACAGGAGATTCTTTAAATGTGAGTATTCTGGAACTGAAACACATTGGTTGGGCTCAAATTTCCCTGTCAGCTTCACCGTATTAACTTCCTTTACCTCGTTAGTCATATTGATGACTCGTTTGGCTATGCCAACTGAACAAGGCAAAGGTGGTTCACCCATTGTTTCTTTAGAGTAGCTCAAATTTTAACACAAACCCATATGGCATGCTTGTCATGATACAGTTCAGCGCAACAAAACCCTACCGACACAGCTTTCAGTCCTTTGTgactttaaaatgtgttctttgtGTACGTGCAG
The genomic region above belongs to Brachyhypopomus gauderio isolate BG-103 chromosome 3, BGAUD_0.2, whole genome shotgun sequence and contains:
- the LOC143509227 gene encoding major facilitator superfamily domain-containing protein 10-like; this encodes MAGEKRSQEDSHSTRVIRVVFLALLLDLLGFTLILPLLPSILDHYSQKGDDAYQSLQNIVDWFRGAVGVPMETKYNNVLFGGLIGSLYSLLQFISSPVIGAASDKHGRKPLLLLTTVGVTTSYVLWAVSSSFGVFLLSRVVGGVCKGSVSLCTAIVADLPCPKARSKGMAMIGVSFSLGFTLGPIMGAYFALRSVDAELFYQGPALLAVFFSISDILFILLMLPETLHQDGKDSSDASGVQEVGDLLNPVALFNFSAVTRTKEPPSKQQMRNLKVLGLVYFAYLFFFSGLEFTLSFLTHQRFQFSSMEQGKMYFFIGITMAAFQGGYARRIQPSRQIQTVRMAILAIIPAFLIIAVAWNLVLLYVGLFLYSFAAAVVVPCLSAQVSGHGTVRQKGTVMGILRSLGALARALGPVVASSVYWLSGAETCFVVSSAFFIVPLFLLGCLERHKED